The sequence below is a genomic window from Myotis daubentonii chromosome 14, mMyoDau2.1, whole genome shotgun sequence.
CCTGAGATATCTACTAAAGTGGTACTTTTAAATGGTATTGTGGCTAAAACAactaatttagaaatataatattttcatttaatcaaAATCTATTTGACTTGATCCATTAAGTGaacaaaactattttatatttgttttcaaaCAGTTAAATTGTGCTGTGCATATGTCCATACTAGCACTGAATACATCTCTTTCAGACATCTTGATGCCTATAGTAAAATATCTAATACAGGAAGTACTGTGCTGGCATTATAAAGGATAAAGATGAAAGATAAACACTTTTTTCATGTTATTTACTTATGGTAAATCAGATTTTAGATGTACCTTTTGGGGAACTGTATAGGCCACTGTAATTCCTTCAGGTAAGTCAGGAACTGGACCTGAAGAATTTTTCAGTTCCTCTTCTGAAACCTCAGACACCAACTCAATACCTGTAGAGTTAAATTGGACCTTATTACAGTTTTTAAGGAACTTAAGCAATAACAACTCAAACTTGTATAACATTAATTATGAGATCCCCTCCCATAAAAGATATGTCATATGCTGCCATTTCCATTTATGAAAGGACTCCTACCCCACTCATTGTCTTCATGTattatctcttcctcttcttgaacAACCTCCGTTTTGGGCAGTGCTGCTACCTTTTTCTGTAGAAATCAAACAGGATcaaagtatttttattcattctcaGTTCTCCCGAGCATTAATCAATACTTCAGGCAGGCTTTTTATCCTACCAAAAGCAAAAAAGGACTTTGAACAGAATTTTCATTTGGAGGGATGGTAAATAAAAGTTTAAGGACCCAGAATCCAATTATCTGAAATTCCaaatctaaataatttttttttctttttttaagctattATCCTATGCAACATGTTCTCTCACACATTCTGACAGACTGGCATATACCTTATATTCTTCCTGCTGTTTCCTGCAATTTCTGTCATCGCACTGAGGATTTGGCTTCATGGACATAGTAGGAAAAAAATCCTGCATTGCATTGTATCCGAGGTAAAAACTAACAGTACCAAATTTTAACAGAAACctggaaaaacaaatcaaagtggacttaaataaataaaaggataaaaatattttaaaaatcagatttttaaaaaattaaatctttattgttgaaaatatcacatatggcctcctttccccccccattcTGTAACAAGGAACAAAGaagacaaatttattatcttgttTTCAGGGCCTGGCTCATaaaagatatttgttgaatgaaagcaGGAAAGAAAACTCTTTCATCAGCCATAGAACTCTTTTTTGAAACTCTAATAAAGATAAAATGCTGCCAATTAAACTATGGTTATGTCAACAACTTTAAAAAGCAtgctgattttagagagattaaAATGTGGAAGaatgatatattaaaaattcCTGAGACATGATACTAAATCTaaccaatttaaaatattttatataaaacttacAATAAGGTTTACAATCTTAAATGTATAGTTCAATACAATTTTACAAATGTATTCACCCATGCAATCACTACCAGatcaaaatatagaacatttccagtATGCCACATAGCTTTCTGTGCTCCCTGCTGGTCAAATCTGATTCTTTTTAGAAAATCATGTATATAAGAtaaacaacaaaaggaaaaatatttgcaaatttatgttcttttttattgtttttagaaaaagagacacatcaatctttgtttcattggttgattcttgtttgttaagttttatttattgactgatttttagagagaaagaaaaggaggaggagaaaaagtaacatcgatttgttgttccacatatttatgcattcgctggttgtttcttatatgtgccctgacaggggctcgaacctgcaaccttggtgtatcaggatgtcACAATAACCAACTCAGCTAGGGTGTAAATGTATGTTCTTAATATACatcaaggaaaaacaaaaaaaaatttgagcAAAGAATATGAGCATATAATTCACATAAAAGTACAAGTTGCTCAAGTTATCACAAATAACAAAATGGAAAGAGATACCCATTCTTCACCTATTAGATTCACCAAGATTAAAGAGTTTTACAATATCAAATTATATCAAACGTGTGGGTGGACTAGGTACTCCTACACTGTGATGGAAATGTACAACccctttgaaagaaaaatttagtAATATGTCAAAAAAATTTGCATAAGCCCAGAAACGCCActcctaaaaattaaaactatacaaAAATCTAGTATACAAAGATATGTGAAAAGCTATTGTTTGCagcattattaataatttaaaatcagtAAGCAGCCTAATTGTCCATCAATAGAGGGGTTATACTATAAATATGACACGTAAGAGAGTAATTTATAGCCATGATTTCCCCCTTTTCATATCATTCTATGAAATGTTTTGTTTAGTTTGCACAAGCTATGAAATAGCTCTAGACAGTTGCCTTAAGAGTTCTTATGTATGCTTTTTACAATATCTTTGCTGGTAATGGACACTTCTGATATCAGAGTGCCTCCCTATAGCATGTTGCAGTTTGTTCTTATATTGGAGGTTTAGGAAACATAACTAAGCTTATTAGAGTTGTAACAAAAAATGGCCTGAGAGAGGGAACACTTAAAGGAGTTGTACTTTTAATTAAGTGTGAATTGATTCAAAAGctctttgacatttattttagctGTAAAGAAACCTTTGTCCTTTTTAGTTATAGTCTAGGAGGTcaatgattttcaaccagtgtgttgtaataatcttttttaaatacgtttttattgattttagagagaaagaggaaagggaagaaaggaaaaaaaacaccaaaaaacattgatgagagagaagcattgattggctgcctcccacatgccatcaagcctgcaacacgggtatgtgccctgaccaggaatggaattggtgacctcttggtgcacaggacaacacccaaccaactgagccacaccggccagggctgcaagaatttttaaaacatgcaatacctgtcCATTTAAATTATGTCTAGTAAGGTATATTACATACaaattaaaaagtatatgatatacatagtatataaaataaaaatatatgtatatttaaaattaaattttaaaaactaaattaaatacTTTGCTGGTAGttcctatatttaaaatatttcatgaaatatatatatatttttttatcaaaaCAAGACTATTCAGAAAAATTAACCTTCACTCACTTTAACACATTTTGTACCAAGATCCCAGCAACTACGCCCATAGTGGTAGGAAGACTGGCTGCACAAACGCCCTCTCGTTTCAGAGTCTTTTCATCAATATTTGCAGCAACTACAAGTGGTGGGGCACActacatgaaaaagaataaaagaaaatatatttcaaagaaagGGGAAAAGTATGTGTTCCAAGTAGCAGTTAATCATATACAAAGTCTGTTTTTCTTTGAACTGTAATACATATTCAATGCCCCTAGGAACTCTTGTATTTAGTGAAAAATAACCCAAAATTAATTATACATACCGCAAAACAAGCCGATTCTCCAGGAATTATAAGCTGTATGTGCCCCGAGACTGCATTTTCACTGACCCCAGACTCCATCCATGTTTGTCCAAGTTCATTACATGCCTTGATAgaagtagataaaaataaaagaaaggacatAAAAGAGCATGACGTAACGTACCATAATTTCTTTTCATGAAAAAGTGGCATTTAAGTGGATTaccatgaattttttaaaattaattttcagaataaaaagttaaagttgtaaataatgGAATTCCTTGGCAATTGTTACTCTCTGTTtaggggagaggtcaatgtggggaaaaggaaacatatgtaatactttcaacaataaagaatttaaatttttaaaaataataataaaataaactgacaggTAAGCAGTCAATAAATATCTAATTAAATTAAGTCTATTGGATTTCTTATTACATTAATGTAAAACTTCATTTTCCGAAAATTATTTCAGCAACAAAAATGCAAAACTTCATTTGAAAAgctgaaaacacaataatttaaagaattcagttttatttttcagaaaccaTGTTTAAAggcaatttatatatatttatatctttactGAAAAATAAAGTAGCAAAAGTTAAAACCAAAGCTGACCAAGAGTATTATaagatattcatttattttaaaaattgtacatcACAACTATCTGCTATTTTATAGTTTCCTCTATTGGCATCAGAGAGTAGGATACTGAAACCTATGCCACAATAGCAAGGCTAAGCAGGTACCACAGCCattagaaaacatttcaaaaataggCTAAGGGAACattcaaaataagtaaaacacATTATAAAAGGGTTTAGACGCAGAACTATTTTTAGGATGGGAAATATATACTGATAGAAGATACAGAATAGATAAATCCATGAGTGTAACATTTTACACAGTAGGAATACTCactgtatttattgccattcgaGCTTCAAAATTATCCACACAGCTAAGAACTAGGTCAACAGGTTTTCCATCTTCTAATCCACCATTACTaggcaaagaaaataaatgttatttgaaaaaaatcaggaCACAAAATACACTCTAATTAGACTTTATTTGTTCAGTCACACATTTTCTATTTCAGTAAATGTTTAAGTATAATTATAATATACTAAGTATTTAATATTAAAGATCCAGTATATAGAGAGTATTGAGTAACTATTATGAATATAACATCAATGATATTATAGTACTTTTTACACAAGACCTACAAGGATGCAAGTATAAAGTCTGTTTACAAAAGTTACCATTTACCTATTAGCTTTCagacttttatttaaatgtagtaagttaattgaaaacaattcattATTTTAGTGGTATCACAAGAGTCTCTGCAGAAAACCACTTTCAGACAGAAATATATTCTAGAACACAAAATGTATAATTGAGGATTCCTTATTATACTATTATAATAATAGGGGTTTTGggttagtttttcttttgttgttaccATTGTATTTTGGACAATATATACTTTTTACTGAGCTCCCAGTATATAAGaattacacaaaaattaactatcctaaaaacaaaactatatttcATTCTACCAATGCATTAAATTAATCATTCGCACATTTTCTATAATACTTGTTTAACTGAGCTGGACATGTGCAAAATATTCATAAGTAAAATTTTACCTTATTCTATCCATGAAATGTTGAAAGTTTTCTACTGTGGTTATGTTATAGTTGTGTACTTCAAACAGAACATCAGGATTAATGTTCCTAAGAGGGGAAAAAGGAATGATTATAGGAGGAATAGTAACAGAAAGCAGGAAAAAGTACTAAAGATCATTTAACAGAGATCAGAGAAATGGAATTTAAGCTATTCAAAGAAAATCCTAAGTCCTCTTCTACCTCTTTTGTCCCACATCAAGGACTAAGTTCAAGGACTAGGTTTATAATGTGTAGATTATCAGAAGGCTTACAAAATGTTCCCACAGCCTGTGTACTGAAAATTAAGTCTTATCCCCTCTGTTAGCTACATTTCAGCCTGACAAAAGAGCTCCTTTGTTCCTTATTCAATTCAGTGCATTCAATTTTCTTTGGGCTCACAAAGAAAATTCCTAGAGCAAGGGTCAGCCACTTATGGCCTTTCCATCAAAATTGACCTGCCACCTATTTTTGTAAAGTCTGCAAGCTAATAATGGCTTTTACATGTTTAAATGGGTGCAGAAAAGAAAGTCAAAAGAACAACAATCATTTCATgacatgtaaaaaatatataaaattttaacttcagagcccataaataaagttttattggagcatagccatgctcatttgtttttatattgccTACAGATGCTATTACACTATAAGTGCATAGCTGAGCAGTTTTGACAGAGACCATACAGCCCTCAAAGCTAAAGTATTTACTATCTAGTCCTATAAAGGAAAAGGTTGCCAACCCAGATCCAAGAGGTAAGACAATTCTTTGCAGAAGTGAAACCTGCATTCCTATAGAGAAAAATTCAGGTCCATTTATGCATTAGGTTAACTCATACCAAATACACAAAGATTTCACTAAATAGAGTCTTTAATTGCTATTCCTCTTACCTCAAAGTATGTTCTGCTGCTTGAACTTTACTTAATCCTGCTTGATGAGGTTGGAAGAAAAGTCTATTCATATTGGCCAGTTCCACCTTGTCATAGTCAAAGAGTAgtaactaaaatgaaaatagtGATATTCTGATGAAAAACATAAGAAAGAATGAACTAGTGAGTTTTACATTTGATGGGTTTAACAGTTTGGCAGTAATAATAAACTCTGAAACTCTAGATgccatatattaactcatttaatgaCCATATGAGGTAAGTATGTAGATACCTAGAAAGAACTAGGTCATTTGCTCAAAAGCCACTCAGCTAATTTGTAGTGGAAAAGGGATTTGAATTCAAACATTCTCAGTGTAGCATCTGTACCCTAACCACAATGCTGTACTGACTCTCTAAATATTTGCTAAGATATTAATGTTCATTTCATTTCGTTCCTATTTTTGCTAAAAGCCAAGAACCCattagataaataaaatttttcaataaGATAAATACAAATGCCATAACTTAAAACTATAGTAAAACATAACTCCTTTTGTGAATAT
It includes:
- the UBA5 gene encoding ubiquitin-like modifier-activating enzyme 5 isoform X2 is translated as MNRLFFQPHQAGLSKVQAAEHTLRNINPDVLFEVHNYNITTVENFQHFMDRISNGGLEDGKPVDLVLSCVDNFEARMAINTACNELGQTWMESGVSENAVSGHIQLIIPGESACFACAPPLVVAANIDEKTLKREGVCAASLPTTMGVVAGILVQNVLKFLLKFGTVSFYLGYNAMQDFFPTMSMKPNPQCDDRNCRKQQEEYKKKVAALPKTEVVQEEEEIIHEDNEWGIELVSEVSEEELKNSSGPVPDLPEGITVAYTVPQKQEDSVPDVTVEDSGESLEDLMAKMKNM
- the UBA5 gene encoding ubiquitin-like modifier-activating enzyme 5 isoform X1 gives rise to the protein MAESVERLQRRVEELERELARERSRRALGGGDGGGGRARIEKMSPEVVDSNPYSRLMALKRMGIVSDYEKIRTFAVAIVGVGGVGSVTAEMLTRCGIGKLLLFDYDKVELANMNRLFFQPHQAGLSKVQAAEHTLRNINPDVLFEVHNYNITTVENFQHFMDRISNGGLEDGKPVDLVLSCVDNFEARMAINTACNELGQTWMESGVSENAVSGHIQLIIPGESACFACAPPLVVAANIDEKTLKREGVCAASLPTTMGVVAGILVQNVLKFLLKFGTVSFYLGYNAMQDFFPTMSMKPNPQCDDRNCRKQQEEYKKKVAALPKTEVVQEEEEIIHEDNEWGIELVSEVSEEELKNSSGPVPDLPEGITVAYTVPQKQEDSVPDVTVEDSGESLEDLMAKMKNM